The genomic region ATATTCCCAGTACAAATCCTGTCATTCCAGCCAGAAGCACATATTTTTGTTTTGTCTGTATCTTCACATATCATTCTCCTTTTCTCAGATTCAGATATCTTATTATATGTGCTCTTTGGGTGGATATGATTTTATCCGTGCAGATACTTTGATTCATATGCAAGGATTGCTGCCATAGTTTTTGAATCCTGTATCTTTCCTTCAAAAATCATCTGTTTCAACTCATCTAATTCATAAGCTTTTACATCCACAAATTCATCTTCATCAAGGCTTTGCTCTCCCGGTATCAGATTTCTTGCGACAAAAACTTCGATTCTTTCATCGCAAAATGCAACCGTTGTCCGAATTGTAAGTATCCATTCCAGATTTTCAGAACTGTATCCCGTTTCTTCTTTTAGCTCTCTCGCTGCGCATACAATCCCCTCTTCATTCGGATCATCCAGTTTTCCAGCCGGAATTTCCAATGTGTCTCGTTCCAACGCATTTCGGTACTGTTTTACCATCAAGATCTTTCCATCCTCCATAACCGGGATAACTGCAGCAGCGCCGTCATGATGAATAAAATCCCATTCTTCTGTATTTCCATTTGA from Dorea longicatena harbors:
- a CDS encoding NUDIX hydrolase; its protein translation is MSEDVIRTGRDLAYQGTVLKVYKDHMKFSNGNTEEWDFIHHDGAAAVIPVMEDGKILMVKQYRNALERDTLEIPAGKLDDPNEEGIVCAARELKEETGYSSENLEWILTIRTTVAFCDERIEVFVARNLIPGEQSLDEDEFVDVKAYELDELKQMIFEGKIQDSKTMAAILAYESKYLHG